Proteins encoded in a region of the Aulosira sp. FACHB-615 genome:
- a CDS encoding GTP-binding protein: MPSKLPEPDQSNSPNWEEELDSAIFSFEDIQAELNYKQAQTALRNLVNNLDLTPQEKAGLETELADLETMLAKLDRMVVQIAAFGMVGRGKSSLLNALVGQPVFETGPLHGVTRAAQRVNWSIHEEIIGTNERALRVTLPSVGQSQVELIDTPGLDEVDGDTRAALAEQIAKQADLILFVISGDMTKIEHQALSQLREAGKPIILVFNKVDQYPAADRLAIYEKIRDERVKELLTPLEIVMSAASPLVKTAVVRPDGSRGLQLRPGNAQVEELKLKILEILQREGKALVALNSMLYADTVNEQLVQRKLLIREQNANQLIWKAVMAKALAIALNPVTVVDILSSIAIDIALILGLSKLYAIPMTEAGAVKLLQRIALSMGGIGVSELLANLGLSGLKTLLGISAPATAGATLAPYVTVALTQAGVAGVSSYGIGQVTKAYLANGATWGPEGPKAVISKILANLDEASILNRIKDELQLKLKL, translated from the coding sequence ATGCCTTCTAAATTGCCAGAACCCGACCAAAGTAATTCGCCTAACTGGGAGGAAGAACTAGATAGTGCCATTTTTAGCTTTGAAGATATTCAAGCGGAACTGAATTATAAACAAGCCCAAACAGCACTGCGAAACTTGGTGAATAATCTTGACCTGACACCACAAGAAAAAGCAGGCTTAGAAACCGAACTGGCTGATTTAGAAACTATGCTGGCCAAGTTAGACCGGATGGTTGTGCAGATTGCGGCTTTTGGGATGGTAGGACGGGGTAAATCATCGCTGTTGAATGCTTTGGTGGGACAACCAGTATTTGAAACAGGCCCTTTACACGGTGTAACTCGTGCAGCCCAAAGAGTTAATTGGAGTATTCACGAAGAAATCATCGGCACAAATGAACGGGCTTTGCGTGTGACTTTACCGAGTGTGGGTCAATCTCAGGTAGAACTAATTGATACCCCTGGGTTAGATGAAGTTGATGGTGATACTCGCGCCGCCTTAGCAGAACAAATCGCCAAACAAGCTGATTTGATTTTGTTTGTGATTTCGGGAGACATGACAAAGATAGAACACCAAGCCCTTTCCCAATTGCGAGAAGCGGGGAAACCGATAATTTTGGTGTTTAACAAAGTTGACCAATATCCCGCCGCCGATCGCCTGGCAATCTATGAGAAAATTCGAGATGAACGGGTAAAGGAATTACTCACGCCTTTAGAAATTGTCATGTCAGCCGCCTCACCCTTGGTAAAAACGGCGGTAGTTCGCCCTGATGGTAGTCGGGGTTTACAGTTGCGTCCCGGAAACGCCCAAGTCGAAGAACTCAAGCTGAAAATATTAGAGATTTTGCAACGGGAAGGTAAAGCTTTAGTGGCGCTGAACTCAATGTTGTATGCTGACACTGTTAATGAGCAACTGGTACAACGCAAACTTTTAATTCGAGAACAGAACGCCAATCAATTGATTTGGAAAGCGGTGATGGCTAAAGCCCTAGCGATCGCTCTCAATCCGGTGACGGTCGTAGATATACTGAGTAGTATCGCTATTGATATTGCTTTGATTTTAGGTTTATCGAAACTCTACGCCATCCCGATGACAGAAGCTGGCGCTGTGAAACTATTGCAAAGAATAGCCTTGAGTATGGGTGGTATTGGTGTAAGTGAATTACTAGCCAACTTGGGCTTGAGTGGTTTGAAAACCTTACTTGGTATTTCTGCACCAGCTACAGCAGGTGCCACCTTAGCACCCTATGTCACCGTTGCACTCACCCAAGCAGGCGTGGCTGGTGTCTCTTCTTATGGTATTGGCCAAGTCACAAAAGCTTATTTAGCCAATGGTGCAACTTGGGGGCCAGAAGGGCCAAAAGCAGTCATCAGCAAAATTTTAGCGAATCTCGATGAAGCCTCCATTCTCAACCGCATTAAAGATGAGTTGCAATTGAAGTTGAAACTTTGA
- a CDS encoding O-methyltransferase: protein MTSVVQLPTPRPITPHSILVAQLQQTLKLAQQQNIPAEILDALRQSVQLAAGLDPYLDECTTPESSALAALAKKTSQEDWSKRFSDGETVRQLEQEMLSGHLEGQTLKMLVHLTKAKRILEVGMFTGYSALAMAEALASDGQLIACEVDAYVAQFAQACFDESPDGKKIIVEVAPALETLRKLAARKESFDLIFIDADKKEYVDYFQMILDQDLLAPDGLICVDNTLLQGQAYLPPEQRTANGEAIAYFNSVVAADVRVEQVLLPIRDGVTLIRKVA from the coding sequence ATGACCAGTGTTGTACAACTCCCAACCCCTAGACCAATCACGCCCCACAGCATCTTAGTAGCCCAGTTACAGCAAACCCTGAAATTAGCACAACAGCAAAATATTCCCGCCGAGATATTAGATGCGCTACGCCAGTCAGTGCAGTTAGCTGCTGGTTTAGATCCTTACTTGGATGAATGCACCACCCCAGAATCAAGCGCCTTAGCAGCATTAGCCAAAAAAACCAGCCAAGAAGACTGGAGTAAACGCTTTAGTGATGGGGAAACAGTACGTCAACTAGAACAGGAAATGCTCTCTGGACATCTGGAAGGGCAGACCTTGAAAATGTTGGTGCATCTTACCAAAGCCAAGCGCATTCTCGAAGTAGGAATGTTTACTGGCTATTCGGCCTTAGCGATGGCGGAAGCATTAGCCAGTGACGGACAACTCATTGCTTGCGAAGTAGATGCTTATGTTGCCCAATTTGCTCAAGCTTGCTTTGACGAATCCCCGGACGGCAAAAAAATCATTGTCGAAGTTGCACCAGCTTTAGAAACCCTCCGCAAACTAGCAGCCAGAAAAGAATCATTTGATTTAATCTTCATCGATGCCGATAAAAAGGAGTATGTTGATTACTTCCAGATGATTTTGGATCAGGATTTACTCGCTCCTGATGGTTTGATTTGTGTGGATAACACCTTGTTGCAAGGACAAGCTTACCTACCACCAGAACAACGCACTGCTAACGGTGAAGCGATCGCCTATTTTAACTCGGTTGTGGCTGCTGATGTGCGTGTTGAGCAAGTTTTGTTACCCATCCGCGATGGTGTCACCTTAATTAGAAAAGTGGCGTAA
- a CDS encoding iron ABC transporter permease: MKLDWLVFRSETISLRIDRRVPPMLLCLAVGLVVAMVMNLGQGEYPISPLDIVKTVLGIDTGNPDHAFVIDNLRLPRTLIAVMVGMALAVAGTIFQGITRNPLADPSIIGINAGASLAAVAVIVLLPAAPIYALPLSAFGGALLMAGLIYSLAWNNGSSPVLFILMGVGLSAIASAFTSLMITFGNIYSVSDALVWLAGSVYGRTWEQVFSFLPWLIVFVPMALTLARQLNALNLGDDVAKGLGTRVEWQRGLLVLVGVALAGAAVATAGMIGFVGLIAPHISRQLVGTNHQGLIPISTLLGGMLVVIADFLGRTIFAPIEIPCGIVTAAVGAPYFLYLLIRNRKK, encoded by the coding sequence ATGAAATTGGATTGGCTTGTATTTCGTTCTGAAACGATATCTTTGCGGATTGACCGCCGTGTGCCACCAATGCTGTTATGTTTGGCAGTGGGGCTTGTGGTGGCGATGGTGATGAATTTAGGACAGGGTGAATATCCGATTTCTCCCTTAGATATCGTCAAAACTGTATTGGGTATAGATACAGGCAACCCAGATCATGCTTTTGTGATTGATAATCTCCGTCTACCCCGTACCCTAATAGCTGTCATGGTGGGAATGGCGCTGGCGGTGGCTGGGACTATCTTTCAAGGCATCACACGCAACCCATTAGCTGACCCCAGTATTATTGGGATTAATGCAGGCGCAAGTTTAGCGGCAGTTGCCGTAATTGTACTCTTACCAGCAGCACCAATTTACGCTCTGCCTTTATCAGCCTTTGGCGGTGCTTTATTGATGGCTGGGTTAATTTACTCCTTAGCTTGGAACAATGGTAGTTCCCCCGTTTTGTTTATTTTAATGGGCGTGGGGTTGTCTGCGATCGCCAGCGCATTCACCAGTTTGATGATTACCTTTGGCAATATTTATAGTGTCAGTGATGCCTTGGTGTGGTTAGCGGGTAGTGTTTACGGACGCACATGGGAACAAGTCTTTTCCTTTTTACCTTGGTTAATCGTTTTTGTGCCGATGGCATTGACATTAGCTAGACAGTTGAACGCCTTAAATTTGGGGGATGATGTCGCCAAAGGTTTAGGAACTCGCGTGGAATGGCAACGGGGTTTACTGGTACTAGTCGGTGTCGCCTTAGCTGGTGCAGCAGTCGCCACAGCAGGAATGATTGGTTTTGTAGGATTAATTGCACCCCATATCAGCAGACAGTTAGTAGGTACAAATCATCAAGGCTTGATTCCTATCTCGACATTATTGGGAGGAATGTTAGTTGTAATAGCAGACTTTCTAGGAAGAACAATTTTTGCACCCATTGAAATTCCTTGTGGCATTGTAACGGCTGCCGTCGGTGCGCCTTATTTCCTCTATTTGTTAATTCGTAATCGGAAGAAATAG
- a CDS encoding ABC transporter ATP-binding protein, protein MKGLSTKSLSLAYDGAPIIRDLNLAIPGGRISALVGANGCGKSTLLRGLARLLKPYGGTVYLDGQSIFNLSTKEVAQQLGILPQNPLAPEGLTVRDLVGQGRYPYQNWLQQWSEKDEKIVQQALEITNLLDLANRALDTLSGGQRQRAWIAMALAQDTDILLLDEPTTFLDLAHQIEVLDLLYELNQHQGRTVVMVLHDLNQACRYADYLVAVKQGRIFTAGEPQNVMTEEMVQEVFGLECRIVPDPIVGTPMCVPIGRKGMRMCNS, encoded by the coding sequence ATGAAAGGATTATCAACAAAAAGTTTATCTTTAGCTTATGATGGTGCGCCAATTATTCGTGACCTGAATTTAGCAATTCCTGGTGGTAGGATTAGTGCTTTAGTCGGTGCAAATGGTTGTGGTAAATCCACCTTATTAAGAGGGTTAGCCAGACTTTTAAAACCTTATGGTGGTACAGTTTATCTTGATGGTCAATCTATTTTTAATCTTTCTACCAAAGAAGTAGCCCAACAATTGGGAATCTTGCCGCAAAACCCACTAGCGCCAGAAGGGCTAACTGTCCGAGATTTGGTAGGACAAGGACGTTACCCTTATCAAAACTGGTTGCAGCAATGGTCAGAAAAAGATGAAAAAATTGTCCAACAAGCACTAGAAATTACCAATTTATTAGATTTAGCAAATCGAGCCTTAGATACTTTATCTGGTGGACAAAGACAACGTGCTTGGATTGCAATGGCATTGGCACAAGATACAGATATTTTATTATTAGATGAACCGACTACTTTTTTAGATTTAGCGCATCAAATAGAAGTATTAGATTTGTTATATGAATTGAACCAGCATCAAGGACGAACTGTTGTAATGGTGCTGCATGATTTAAATCAAGCTTGTCGTTATGCAGATTATTTAGTAGCTGTCAAACAAGGAAGAATTTTTACGGCTGGAGAACCACAAAATGTTATGACAGAGGAGATGGTACAAGAAGTATTTGGCTTAGAATGTCGGATTGTGCCTGATCCAATTGTCGGAACACCGATGTGTGTTCCCATCGGGCGTAAGGGTATGAGAATGTGCAATTCTTGA
- a CDS encoding ATP-grasp domain-containing protein produces the protein MSQSISLSVPVSTPSTGAGVKILALIKTLGTLTLLLLALPLNALMVVIALLWGLVRRLFTKTVVAAHPRTILVSGAKMTKALQLARSFHKAGHRVILIESHKYWLSGHRFSQAVSRFYTVPAPQKDPEAYIQALVEIVKQEKVDVYVPVCSPVASYYDSLAKPELAKYCEVFHFDADITKMLDDKFAFTDKARSLGLSVPKSFKITDPQQVINFDFSQETRKYILKSIPYDSVRRLNLTKLPCDTPEETAAFVNSLPISPETPWIMQEFIPGKEFCTHSTVRDGELRLHCCCNSSAFQINYENVENPQIRAWIQHFVKSLRLTGQVSFDFIQAEDGTVYAIECNPRTHSAITMFYNHPGVAEAYFEQTPLPAPLEPLASSKPTYWIYHEIWRLTGIRSWKQLQTAIKTIIQGTDAIYNLDDPLPFLTLHHWQIPLLLLQNLQQLKGWVKIDFNIGKLVELDGD, from the coding sequence ATGTCACAATCAATATCTTTATCTGTACCTGTATCAACGCCTTCCACGGGTGCGGGAGTAAAAATTTTAGCTCTAATCAAGACCCTTGGCACTCTGACATTATTACTCTTAGCCTTGCCGTTGAATGCTTTGATGGTGGTGATAGCTTTGCTGTGGGGTCTGGTGCGCCGTTTGTTTACAAAAACTGTCGTCGCGGCTCACCCCCGAACTATCTTGGTAAGTGGAGCCAAGATGACCAAAGCTTTGCAACTGGCTCGCTCCTTCCATAAGGCTGGACACAGAGTAATTTTGATTGAAAGTCACAAATATTGGTTATCTGGACATAGATTTTCTCAAGCTGTGAGTCGTTTTTATACAGTTCCGGCTCCACAAAAAGACCCAGAAGCCTACATTCAGGCGCTAGTGGAAATCGTCAAACAAGAAAAAGTTGACGTTTATGTCCCTGTGTGCAGTCCTGTAGCTAGTTACTATGACTCTTTAGCCAAGCCAGAACTAGCAAAATACTGCGAAGTGTTTCACTTTGATGCAGATATTACCAAGATGCTAGATGATAAATTTGCCTTTACTGATAAAGCGCGATCGCTTGGTTTATCTGTACCTAAATCTTTTAAAATTACTGACCCTCAACAAGTAATTAATTTTGATTTTAGCCAAGAAACCCGCAAATATATCCTTAAAAGTATTCCTTACGACTCCGTTCGCCGCCTGAATTTAACCAAACTTCCCTGCGACACCCCAGAAGAAACCGCCGCTTTTGTTAACAGTTTACCCATCAGCCCCGAAACACCTTGGATTATGCAAGAGTTTATCCCTGGTAAGGAGTTTTGTACCCATAGTACAGTCCGGGATGGGGAACTCAGATTACATTGCTGTTGTAACTCTTCGGCGTTTCAAATTAACTATGAAAACGTCGAAAATCCCCAAATTCGTGCATGGATACAACATTTTGTCAAGAGTTTGCGGCTGACGGGACAAGTTTCTTTTGACTTTATCCAAGCTGAAGACGGTACAGTTTACGCCATTGAATGCAATCCCCGGACTCATTCGGCAATTACCATGTTTTACAATCATCCTGGTGTAGCCGAGGCTTATTTTGAGCAAACTCCCCTACCTGCACCTCTAGAACCTTTGGCAAGTAGCAAGCCGACTTACTGGATATATCACGAAATTTGGCGGTTAACAGGTATCCGTTCCTGGAAGCAATTACAAACAGCAATTAAGACCATAATCCAGGGTACTGATGCTATTTACAATCTTGATGATCCTTTACCATTTTTGACTTTGCATCATTGGCAAATTCCGCTACTTTTACTCCAGAATTTGCAACAACTCAAAGGTTGGGTAAAAATCGATTTCAATATTGGTAAATTGGTGGAATTAGACGGCGATTAA
- a CDS encoding DUF2157 domain-containing protein — protein sequence MKIYREDLDWAVSQGLITEEQASALWNALSLRNSERPQFNFVNVSYYFGALIVISAMTWFMTLAWESFGGVGIFLLASIYAFCFVLAGSNLWWRQQMKIPGGLLFTIAVCLTPLAIYGLQRATGFWIQDNPGTYQDFYTWIKGSWFLMELGTIIAGLIAIKFVRFPFLIAPIAFSLYFMSMDITPLLFGEKTYNWQLRLVVSVWFGIACIVIAYLVDIRTRRRDGDYAFWLYLFGLLAFWWGLTLMGDSNELQKFIYCLINLGLMLLSVLLRRKVFIVFGGMGVFGYLGHLAYSIFKNALLFPVALTVLGIFIIYLGTLYQRNSRNIEAFLERLLPENVRRFLPRE from the coding sequence ATGAAAATTTATCGGGAAGACTTAGATTGGGCGGTTTCCCAAGGCTTAATTACAGAAGAACAAGCCAGTGCGTTGTGGAATGCACTTTCCCTGAGAAACAGTGAACGCCCACAGTTTAATTTTGTCAATGTTAGTTATTACTTTGGGGCGTTAATTGTGATCTCAGCCATGACTTGGTTCATGACATTAGCATGGGAATCATTTGGTGGCGTAGGTATTTTTTTGTTAGCCAGTATTTATGCCTTTTGCTTTGTGCTTGCCGGCAGCAATCTTTGGTGGCGACAACAAATGAAAATTCCTGGAGGTTTGCTATTTACCATTGCAGTTTGCTTGACTCCTTTAGCAATTTACGGACTACAACGTGCAACCGGATTTTGGATTCAAGATAACCCCGGTACATATCAAGATTTTTATACTTGGATTAAAGGCAGTTGGTTTTTGATGGAGTTAGGAACTATTATCGCGGGTTTAATTGCCATCAAGTTTGTGCGGTTTCCTTTTTTGATAGCCCCCATCGCCTTTTCGCTATATTTTATGTCTATGGATATCACACCATTATTATTTGGCGAAAAAACCTACAATTGGCAGTTAAGGTTAGTAGTTTCTGTATGGTTTGGGATTGCTTGTATTGTGATTGCTTATCTGGTAGATATCCGCACCCGCAGACGCGATGGAGATTATGCTTTTTGGCTATATTTGTTTGGGTTACTGGCTTTTTGGTGGGGTCTAACTTTAATGGGAGACAGTAATGAGTTGCAAAAATTTATCTATTGTTTGATTAATTTAGGGTTAATGTTATTGTCGGTTTTGTTAAGGCGAAAAGTTTTTATTGTGTTTGGGGGTATGGGTGTTTTTGGTTATTTAGGACATCTAGCTTATAGCATCTTTAAAAATGCCCTTTTATTTCCGGTTGCGCTCACAGTTTTGGGAATATTTATTATCTATTTAGGAACTTTATATCAACGCAATAGTAGGAATATTGAAGCTTTTCTAGAACGGTTATTACCCGAAAATGTGAGACGCTTTTTACCTAGAGAGTAA
- a CDS encoding iron ABC transporter permease — protein MTKATTASPINWYKPKISPFLGLILGILILLICLVFSVTLGAAEIPTNKILASFVVFDGSYEHLVIQTVRLPRSLIALLVGSALAVAGALMQGLTRNPLADPGILGIESGAALAVVTTTFIFGSSSLNVLTIVAFLGAGVTAVLVYLIGSLGKGGATPLNLTIAGAAITALISSVMTAMLIVSQKTLEEIRFWLAGSLAGRDINILLSALPFVVIGLVLAFALGRQITTMSLGEDVAKGLGQQTGWVKITTAISVVLLAGSSVSLAGPIGFIGLIVPHIVRFFIKADYRWILPYSAVLGATLLLIADIAARVLLKPQEIPVGVMTALVGAPFFVYLAKSKVRK, from the coding sequence ATGACAAAAGCAACCACAGCATCACCAATCAACTGGTATAAACCCAAAATTTCGCCATTCCTGGGGCTGATTTTAGGCATACTGATTCTGCTGATTTGCTTAGTGTTTAGTGTCACTTTAGGTGCAGCAGAAATACCGACGAATAAGATTTTGGCATCCTTTGTCGTTTTTGATGGGTCTTATGAACATTTAGTCATTCAGACAGTGAGATTACCGCGATCGCTCATCGCCTTGCTGGTAGGATCAGCCTTGGCAGTTGCTGGTGCATTAATGCAAGGTTTGACACGCAACCCCTTGGCAGATCCCGGAATTTTAGGTATTGAGTCAGGAGCCGCATTAGCTGTAGTCACCACAACTTTTATCTTCGGTAGCTCTTCCTTAAATGTTTTAACTATCGTGGCCTTTTTAGGTGCAGGTGTGACAGCAGTGTTAGTCTATCTGATTGGTTCCTTGGGTAAAGGCGGAGCCACCCCACTGAATTTAACCATTGCAGGTGCAGCAATTACCGCCCTGATTTCCTCAGTGATGACGGCGATGCTCATAGTTAGCCAAAAAACCTTAGAAGAAATTCGATTTTGGTTAGCTGGTTCTTTAGCTGGCCGCGATATCAATATATTATTGTCAGCATTACCTTTTGTCGTGATTGGCTTAGTCCTAGCTTTTGCCCTAGGTAGACAAATTACCACCATGAGTCTAGGTGAAGATGTGGCTAAAGGCTTGGGTCAACAAACGGGTTGGGTGAAAATTACAACCGCCATCAGCGTAGTCTTACTGGCGGGAAGTTCTGTATCTTTAGCTGGGCCAATTGGGTTTATTGGCTTAATTGTTCCCCATATTGTGCGGTTTTTTATCAAAGCTGATTACCGTTGGATTTTGCCTTATTCCGCAGTCTTGGGGGCAACTTTACTGTTAATTGCAGATATCGCGGCGCGTGTCTTACTCAAACCCCAAGAAATACCCGTAGGAGTTATGACAGCCTTGGTTGGCGCACCCTTTTTTGTCTACTTGGCTAAATCGAAGGTAAGAAAATGA
- a CDS encoding sedoheptulose 7-phosphate cyclase: MNTVQASFEATETAFHVQGYEKIDFSLVYVNGTFDIQNREIADSYAKFGRCLAVIDANVYELYGEQIKSYFQHYEIALTVFPIIITEPGKNLESFEKIIDAFADFGLVRKEPVLVIGGGLITDVAGFACAAYRRKSNYIRIPTTLIGLIDAGVAIKVAVNHRKLKNRLGAYHAPLKVILDFSFLQTLPTAQVRNGMAELVKIAVVANSQVFELLYEYGEELLKTHFGYVNGTAEIKEIAHKVNYEAIKTMLELETPNLHEIDLDRVIAYGHTWSPTLELAPQVPLYHGHAVNIDMALSATIAARRGYISLQERDRILGLMSRIGLSLDHPLLDEDLLWYATKSISLTRDGKQRAAMPRPIGECFFVNDLTREELDLALAEHKRLCAEYPRGGAGIDAYIEPQEVQLLGV, from the coding sequence ATGAATACAGTTCAAGCATCGTTTGAAGCAACAGAAACTGCGTTTCACGTCCAAGGCTACGAGAAGATCGATTTTAGTCTTGTCTATGTGAACGGTACATTTGATATTCAAAACAGAGAAATTGCCGATAGCTATGCAAAGTTTGGTCGCTGTTTGGCTGTAATTGATGCCAATGTTTATGAACTTTATGGCGAACAGATTAAGTCATATTTCCAGCATTATGAAATCGCACTGACAGTATTTCCGATCATCATCACTGAGCCAGGGAAAAACCTGGAGAGTTTTGAAAAAATTATTGATGCTTTTGCCGACTTTGGCTTAGTGCGTAAGGAACCAGTTTTAGTTATTGGTGGTGGTCTAATTACTGATGTCGCTGGGTTTGCCTGTGCTGCTTATCGTCGCAAGAGTAACTATATTCGCATTCCGACTACATTAATTGGCTTAATCGATGCAGGTGTAGCAATTAAGGTAGCGGTGAACCATCGCAAATTGAAAAATCGCCTGGGTGCTTATCATGCACCTTTGAAGGTAATTCTGGATTTTTCATTTTTGCAAACCTTACCCACGGCTCAAGTCCGCAACGGAATGGCGGAGTTAGTCAAAATTGCGGTAGTTGCTAACTCACAAGTCTTTGAACTGCTATATGAATATGGCGAAGAACTGTTGAAGACCCATTTTGGCTATGTGAATGGCACAGCAGAAATCAAAGAGATTGCCCATAAAGTTAACTACGAAGCCATCAAAACCATGTTGGAGTTAGAGACTCCCAATCTGCATGAAATCGACCTTGATCGCGTCATTGCCTACGGTCATACTTGGAGTCCTACCCTAGAATTAGCGCCGCAAGTACCTTTATATCACGGTCACGCGGTCAATATCGATATGGCTTTATCTGCGACTATTGCCGCCCGCCGGGGTTATATTTCTTTACAAGAGCGCGATCGCATTTTAGGTTTGATGAGTCGTATCGGTCTATCTCTAGATCACCCTCTGCTAGATGAAGATTTACTTTGGTATGCTACTAAATCTATTAGCCTCACTAGAGATGGTAAACAACGCGCCGCCATGCCGCGTCCTATTGGTGAGTGTTTCTTTGTTAATGACTTGACTCGTGAAGAACTAGATTTAGCCTTAGCTGAACATAAACGTCTGTGTGCTGAATATCCTCGTGGTGGTGCTGGCATTGATGCCTACATTGAACCTCAAGAAGTGCAATTATTAGGGGTGTAA
- the cobW gene encoding cobalamin biosynthesis protein CobW, whose amino-acid sequence MATKIPVTVITGFLGSGKTSLIRHLLQNNQGRRIAVLVNEFGELGIDGELLKSCQICPEDETGGSNIFELTNGCLCCTVQEEFYPTMQELIKRRDNIDCIVIETSGLALPKPLVKAFRWQEIRNAATVDAVITVVDCAAVAAGTFASDLDAIANQRQADDSLEHETPLQELFEDQLACADLVVLSKTDLVDTASKAQVEQLVKQELPRVVKIVESDRGQIDPAVLLGLQAAVEDNLDSRPSHHDSEVDHHHDDEITSTHVILDRTFDPEKLQQQLQNLVNQQEIYRIKGFVAVANKPMRLVLQGVGNRFEKFYDRPWQATETRQTRLVFIGRDLNSTEIESQLVAL is encoded by the coding sequence ATGGCAACAAAAATCCCCGTTACAGTAATTACAGGCTTCTTAGGTAGTGGTAAAACCAGCCTAATTCGCCACCTCTTACAAAATAACCAAGGTCGTCGCATCGCCGTTTTAGTCAACGAATTTGGTGAATTGGGTATTGATGGCGAGTTGTTGAAATCTTGTCAAATCTGCCCCGAAGATGAAACTGGCGGGAGTAATATTTTTGAGTTAACCAATGGCTGTTTGTGCTGTACTGTGCAGGAAGAGTTTTATCCCACAATGCAAGAGTTAATCAAGCGGCGGGACAACATTGACTGCATTGTGATTGAAACATCTGGGTTAGCTTTACCAAAACCATTGGTTAAAGCCTTTCGTTGGCAAGAAATTCGCAATGCTGCAACCGTAGATGCAGTCATTACAGTAGTGGACTGTGCAGCCGTAGCGGCTGGGACATTTGCCAGTGATTTAGACGCGATCGCCAACCAACGTCAAGCAGATGATAGTCTAGAACATGAGACACCCTTGCAAGAGTTATTTGAAGACCAACTCGCCTGTGCAGATTTAGTCGTGTTGAGTAAAACTGACTTAGTAGATACGGCAAGCAAAGCACAAGTCGAGCAATTAGTCAAACAAGAATTGCCCAGAGTAGTGAAAATAGTCGAGAGCGATCGCGGCCAAATCGATCCAGCCGTATTATTAGGATTACAAGCCGCCGTCGAAGATAATTTAGATAGCCGTCCTAGCCATCACGACAGCGAAGTAGACCACCACCACGACGACGAAATCACCTCAACACACGTCATTTTAGACCGCACCTTTGACCCAGAAAAACTCCAACAACAATTGCAAAATCTGGTAAATCAACAAGAAATTTACCGCATCAAAGGCTTTGTCGCAGTTGCCAATAAACCTATGCGCTTAGTCTTGCAAGGTGTAGGAAACCGCTTTGAAAAATTTTATGACCGTCCTTGGCAAGCAACAGAAACAAGGCAAACTCGTTTAGTCTTTATCGGCCGTGATTTGAACTCCACAGAAATAGAATCGCAACTGGTCGCCTTGTAG